The following nucleotide sequence is from Longimicrobiaceae bacterium.
GTGCGCCTGATCGGGACGGTGCAGGACGTGACCGAGCGCAACGAGGACGAGGCCGCCCTCCGTCGCGCCCGCGCCGACGCCGAGGCGAACGCCGAGGAGCTGTCGGTGCAGATGGAAGAGGCGCAGGCCATGGCCGAGGAGCTGGAGCAGTCCAACGAGGAGCTGCGCGAAACCAACCTGGCGCTCGAAGAAGCGCGCCGGGTGCTGGAGGAGAGCAACGCGCGGCTCGCCGAGCAGCAGTCGGAGCTGGAGCGCATGAACCAGCAGCTCCAGGAGAACGCCGCCGAGCTGGAGGTGCAGGCCGAGGCGCTCGACGAGGCCAACGCCGCGCTCCGCACCAGCGAGGCGCGCTTCCGCAACGTGCTGGAGCAGGCGCCCGTGCCCGTGGCGGTGATGGAGGGCCCGGACCACGTGTACACCATCGTCAGCCCGCTGTATGCGCAGACGCCCGGCGGCGGGCGGCAGGTGCGGGGGCTGCCCCTGCGGGAGGTCTTCCCGGAGCTGGAGGGCCAGGGACTGATGGAGACGATCCATCGCGTGTACGAGACCGGGGTGCCCTTCTCCGCCCCCGGGCGCCGCGTCATGCTGGACCGCGACTTCGACGGCACCCCCGAGGAGTACTTCTTCGACATCGGCTACCAGCCGCTGCGCGAGGGAGCCGGCGGTGACGTGTACGCGGTGGCGAGCGTGGCGGTGGACGTGACCGCCCAGGTGCGCGCCCGCCGGCAGGTCGAGGCCGCGCGCCAGGAAGCCGAGCGCGCCCGCGAGCACCTGACGCGCACCTTCCAGCAGGCGCCCGTGGGCATCGCCGTGCTGGAGGGCCGGGAGCACGTCTTCACCCTGGCGAACCCCACGTACACGGCGCTGGTGGGCGGGCGCGCGCTGCTGGGGCTGGACATCCGGCAGGCATTCCCCGACCTGGAGGGGCAGGGGATCTACGAGATCCTGGCGAACGTGTACGAGAGGGGCGAGGTGTTCGTGGCCGACGAGGCGCGCCTCACCTTCCGCCGCAAGCCCGAGTGCGAGCCCGAGGAGCGCGTGCTCAACTTCAACTACGTGCCCCTGCGCGACGACGCGGGCGAGGTCTACGCCATCTCCGTGGTGGTCATCGACGTCACCGACCAGGTGCGCGGGCGGGAGATGGCCGAGAGCGCCAACCGCGCCAAGGCCGAGTTCCTGGCCAACATGAGCCACGAGCTGCGCACCCCGCTCAACGCCATCGCCGGCTACGCCGACCTGATGCTCATGGGTGTGCGCGGCGAGCTCGCCCCAGGCATGCGCAGCGACGTGGAGCGCATGCGCCGCAGCGGCCAGCACCTGCTGTCGCTCATCAACGACATCCTGAACTTCGCCAAGATCGAGGCGGGCCAGCTCCGGTACCAGATGGAGGAGGTGGGCGTCGCCTCGCTCCTGGCCGACCTGGAGGCGCTGGTCACGCCGCAGGTCGCGCAGCGCGGCCTGCGCTATGAGTCGCCCGCGACCCCGCCGTCCTCCACCGCCTGGGCGGACGTGGAGAAGACGCGGCAGGTGCTGCTGAACCTGGCCACCAACGCCATCAAGTTCACCGAACCCGGCGGCACCATCACGGTGAGCTGCCAGCCCGAGCGGGGCGGCGTGAGCATCCGGGTGCGCGACACCGGCCGCGGCATCGCGCCGGAGCAGCAGTCGCGCATCTTCGACCCCTTCGTGCAGGTGGACCGCCACCTCACCGCCGAGAGCCAGCAGGGCGTGGGCCTGGGCCTCGCCATCAGCCGCGACCTGGCCCGCGGCATGGGCGGCGACCTCTCCGTCGAGAGCGAGCCCGGCACCGGCAGCACCTTCACCCTCTGGCTCCCCGCCCGCCGCCCCGAGAAGTAGCGCGCTGCCACGCCCTGGCCCCGCCTCCGCCGACGAAATCCCGGCTACTCTGACGGTCGCCAAAACTCGAAAACGCAAACCCTCCCCCAGGCAGTTTTGGGGGAGGGTCGGGCGAGCCTAAGCGAGTCCCGGGGAGGGGGCCTCTCCGTCCTCACTCCCGCCGATATTTCGCCTCCACCGCCAGGTCCTCCCGGCCATCGCCGGGCCAGATGTTGAACATGACGATGCGCAGCGAGCCGGCGTCCGAATCCGGCGTGATCTCGATCCTCCATCCCCAGTCCGGCCCCGGCGGCGCGGGGTACGAGCCCGTGACGGACAGCGTTGCGGATTCGGAAGATGCGGGGCCGCGGAGCGCCATCACCTTGTCGCTCATGTGGAAGCCGTCGATCCAATGCGCCGTGACCACGCCCTCCTTCCGCTCGTGGCCGATGAGCATCGACCCCTCCTTCGCATCTCCCGCGTAGCTCCACGTGTAGTCCACCCGCACGAACCGCCCGTCCAGCACCGGCGTCACCGTGGCAGTGGACGCGGATTCGTCCGGCAGGATCCTCTCCGGATCCTGCAAGGTGCTGGTCCCGCGCCACGTCCCGGCGCATGCCGCAAGTCCGTCGAGAGCGCCCATCAGTACCTCCGTGTGCGGAAGATGAGAGCGGGTCGAGGCTGAGCTCGGCGATGGAGGAGCCGAGGGATGTTTCTCCCCGATCCTCACCCCACCGCCTGCGCGGCGGCACGGCCGGCGGCGCGGCCGGAGAAGATGCAGCCGCCCAGGAAGGTGCCCTCCAGCGCGCGGTAGCCGTGCATCCCCCCGCCGCCGAAGCCGGCGACCTCGCCCGCGGCGTACAGGCCCGGCAGCGGCTGTCCGTCCGCCCGCAGCACTCGGGCGGAGAGGTCCGTCTCCAGCCCGCCCAGCGTCTTGCGGGTGAGGATGGCGAGGCGCACGGCGATGAGCGGCCCCGCCTTGGGATCGAGCAGCCGGTGCGGCGTGGCGACGCGGATCAGCCGGTCGCCGCGGTACGCGCGCGCGCCGCGGATGGCGGTGATCTGCGCATCCTTCCCGAAAGGGTTGTCGATCTGCCGGTCGCGCGCCACGATCTCCGCCTCCACGGCGGCCGGGTCGAGCAGCGGCTCGCCGGTCATCTCGTTCATCCGCCGCACCAGCTCGGGCAGGGTGCGCTCGACCACGAAGTCCGCGCCGTTGCGCTTGAACGCCTCCACCGGGCCGGGGGCGCCGGGGAGCACGCGGCCCAGCACCTTGCGCACGCTCTTGCCCGTGAGGTCGGGGTTCTGCTCGGAGCCGGAGAGCGCGAACTCCTTCTCGATGATCTTCTGCGTGAGGATGAACCAGGTGTGGTCGTAGCCCGTCTTGGCAATGTGCTCCAGCGTGCCCAGCGTGTCGAAGCCGGGGAAGAGTGGCGGCGGAAGGCGGCGCCCGCGCGCGTCCAGCCACAGCGACGAGGGGCCCGGGAGGATGCGGATGCCGTGCATGGGCCAGACGGGATCCCAGTTGCGGATGCCCTCCGTGTAGTGCCACATGCGGTCACGGTTGATGAGGCTCGCGCCCGCCGCCTCGCTGATGCCCAGCATGCGCCCGTCCACATGCTCCGGCACACCGCTGATCATCGTCTTGGGCGGCTCGCCCATGCGCCGGGGCCAGTTGCGGCGCACCAGCTCGTGGTTGCCGCCGATGCCGCCGGACGTGACGATCACCGCCTGCGCCCGTAGCGCGAACTCGCCCACGGCCGTGCGCGAGCTGGACTTGCCGCGTTCGGCCGTGCTCGGCTCCAGGACGGTGCCGTGGACGCCGTCCACCGCGCCGTTCGTCACCGTCAGCCCGTCCACGCGGTGGCGGAAGCGCAGCTCCACGCGGCCGCTTGCCTGCGCCTCGCGTGCGCGGCGGACGAACGGGTCCACCACGCCGGGCCCGGTGCCCCACGTCACGTGGAACCGCGGCACGGAGTTGCCGTGGCCGGTCGCCAGGTAGCCGCCGCGCTCGGCCCAGCCCACCACGGGGAAGAAGCGGACGCCCCGCTCGTGCAGCCACGCGCGCTTCTCGCCCGCGGCGAACTCCACGTACGCCTCGGCCCAGCGGCGCGGCCACGCATCTTCCTCGCGGTCGAAGCCTGCGGAGCCCATCCAGTCGGACAGCGCCAGGTCGCGTGAGTCGCGGATCCCCATCCGCCGCTGCTCCGGCGAATCGACCAGGAAGAGCCCGCCGAACGACCAGAACGCCTGCCCGCCCAGCGACGCCTCGGGCTCCTGCTCCAGCACGATCACGCGCCGTCCCGCATCCGCCAGCTCCGCCGCGGCCACGAGCCCCGCCAGCCCCGCCCCCACGATGATCACGTCCGCATCGTGCGCCATCTCTCCCCCGTCTCCCGTCCCGTGGATCGGCCCATCCGTTCATCGCAAGCAAACTACGCCCCCGCCCCGCATCTGCCTACACTCGCCGCAGTCCCGCACGTCCTCGCGCGCCCAACCTGCCGGCATCGCCATCCTAACCCCTTGTAGGGGTGCGATTTATCGCATCCGCAACTCTCCGCCGCGCTGATGCAAGGATACCGCGACGATCCTCCACCGCCGCTCGCACATCGGCGGAATCGTTGGATGCAGGCGCTGTAGGAATCCAGCCCACACGCAAACGCAGCCGCGAGCGTGGTGCCCGCGGCTGCGATGATTCGCATCTACCGAACCGATCACCTCCGCCCATCCATCTTCCCGCGGCGGAGGGAGATGCGGACGATCCGGCGTCAGCTCTTGAGCTTGGCGGCGATCTCCACGAGGCGCTTGGCCTGGTGGCGGATGGACGCCTTGGACTCGTCGCTGAGGCCGGTGGTGCCCGCCGTGA
It contains:
- a CDS encoding ATP-binding protein, whose product is MTNTGEMEGAARLFAGPGEMRARCRATDWAATPLGAVEAWPQSLRTAAGTVLGSAFPNVLLWGPELVQVYNDGYVPFLGVKHPWGLGIPTRECWPEAWGFNEPIYRRVMQGETVAFEDQLYRLERQGPGAAPDDVYITISYSPVPDEDGRPAGVLVSLFDTTRQVTARRLQAELAESEARHRLAVDAALMGTWEWDLATDKASFDARVRELFGFGSGDPLDRIEILGTRIHPEDAAGVAAALMAAANPTGDGRYHAEYRVQRPDGTRRWAAAAGRMLFEVDGGGERRAVRLIGTVQDVTERNEDEAALRRARADAEANAEELSVQMEEAQAMAEELEQSNEELRETNLALEEARRVLEESNARLAEQQSELERMNQQLQENAAELEVQAEALDEANAALRTSEARFRNVLEQAPVPVAVMEGPDHVYTIVSPLYAQTPGGGRQVRGLPLREVFPELEGQGLMETIHRVYETGVPFSAPGRRVMLDRDFDGTPEEYFFDIGYQPLREGAGGDVYAVASVAVDVTAQVRARRQVEAARQEAERAREHLTRTFQQAPVGIAVLEGREHVFTLANPTYTALVGGRALLGLDIRQAFPDLEGQGIYEILANVYERGEVFVADEARLTFRRKPECEPEERVLNFNYVPLRDDAGEVYAISVVVIDVTDQVRGREMAESANRAKAEFLANMSHELRTPLNAIAGYADLMLMGVRGELAPGMRSDVERMRRSGQHLLSLINDILNFAKIEAGQLRYQMEEVGVASLLADLEALVTPQVAQRGLRYESPATPPSSTAWADVEKTRQVLLNLATNAIKFTEPGGTITVSCQPERGGVSIRVRDTGRGIAPEQQSRIFDPFVQVDRHLTAESQQGVGLGLAISRDLARGMGGDLSVESEPGTGSTFTLWLPARRPEK
- a CDS encoding DUF1579 family protein, producing the protein MGALDGLAACAGTWRGTSTLQDPERILPDESASTATVTPVLDGRFVRVDYTWSYAGDAKEGSMLIGHERKEGVVTAHWIDGFHMSDKVMALRGPASSESATLSVTGSYPAPPGPDWGWRIEITPDSDAGSLRIVMFNIWPGDGREDLAVEAKYRRE
- a CDS encoding FAD-binding dehydrogenase, translating into MAHDADVIIVGAGLAGLVAAAELADAGRRVIVLEQEPEASLGGQAFWSFGGLFLVDSPEQRRMGIRDSRDLALSDWMGSAGFDREEDAWPRRWAEAYVEFAAGEKRAWLHERGVRFFPVVGWAERGGYLATGHGNSVPRFHVTWGTGPGVVDPFVRRAREAQASGRVELRFRHRVDGLTVTNGAVDGVHGTVLEPSTAERGKSSSRTAVGEFALRAQAVIVTSGGIGGNHELVRRNWPRRMGEPPKTMISGVPEHVDGRMLGISEAAGASLINRDRMWHYTEGIRNWDPVWPMHGIRILPGPSSLWLDARGRRLPPPLFPGFDTLGTLEHIAKTGYDHTWFILTQKIIEKEFALSGSEQNPDLTGKSVRKVLGRVLPGAPGPVEAFKRNGADFVVERTLPELVRRMNEMTGEPLLDPAAVEAEIVARDRQIDNPFGKDAQITAIRGARAYRGDRLIRVATPHRLLDPKAGPLIAVRLAILTRKTLGGLETDLSARVLRADGQPLPGLYAAGEVAGFGGGGMHGYRALEGTFLGGCIFSGRAAGRAAAQAVG